The genomic stretch GTAATCAGCACTTCGGTAAAAGCTCCATTGCCCAATCTTGGTGTGAGCAACACAGTACGCGGTGCGGTAGGTAATTGGAGTAAGACTTTAGCCACCGAGCTTGGTGCTTTTGGAATTACCGTAAATAACGTTTTGCCGGGTGCTACTGAAACAGGAAGGCTTTCTTCAATCATAGAAAACAAGGCCAAAAAACTGGGAATAAGCATAGAGGAGGCTTCAGGTAAAATGACCTCTGAAGTGCCTATGAAACGTTTTGCCAAGCCCGAAGAAGTAGCCAACGCAATTGCGTTTTTAGCTAGTCCTGCGGCTGCTTACATCAATGGAATTAATATTCCTGTAGATGGTGGAAGGACTCCGGTTCTTTAAAGTTTGTTGTTCGTGGAAAATGCTCTGCGAAACTTTGCGATCTCCGCGCTTCTGCGTTGAAGCAATTTGAAAATCACACCCTGTAAGAGGAAGCAAATGGTAAAAATGAAAAAGATTTTAAACTACATAGATGGCGAACTTCTGGAACCAATTTCCGGCAAGTTTATGGACAATATTGATCCTTCTCGTGGCCAGGTGTATTCCTTGATTCCTGAGTCGGATGGGGCGGATGTGCAGAAAGCTGTGGAGGCCGCGAAAAGAGCTTTTCCAATTTGGAGCGCTATGTCAGCCAAAGAGCGTTCGGAGATTTTGCTTCGAGTGTCGCAAGGTATTTCTGATAGGCTAGATGAATTGGCGGCAGCCGAAAGTTTAGATAATGGCAAGCCTTTAAAGCTGGCCACTTCGGTGGATATTCCCAGAGCCCGTGATAACTTTTCATTTTTTGCGACAGCTATTTTGCATGATGAAGACCAGTTTCATAATATGGGTACTCGGGGTTTTAATTATACTCTTCGTCAACCGATTGGTGTGGTGGGCTGTATTTCCCCATGGAACTTGCCCCTTTACCTTTTTAGTTGGAAAATAGCTCCGGCTTTAGCTGCTGGAAACTGCGTGGTGGCAAAGCCATCTGAGGTTACTCCGATGACGGCTTATTTACTTTCAGAAATTTGCCGTGAGGCGGGAATGCCAGCCGGTGTATTAAATATTCTTCATGGGCTTGGGCCAGCGGTTGGTCAGGCTATTGTGGAGCATCCAGAAATAAAGGCAATTTCATTTACAGGAGGTACCAAAACAGGTGAGCACTTGGCGCGTACAGCGGCTCCTATGTTTAAGAAGCTTTCTCTCGAATTGGGAGGTAAAAACCCCAATTTGATTTTTGCAGATTGTGATTTTGATAAAGCGGTAAAAACTTCGGTCACTTCTTCCTTTGCCAATCAAGGGCAAATTTGCCTTTGCGGAAGCCGAATCTTTGTAGAGCGTAGCATTTACGATAAGTTTAAAAAAGCTTTTGTAGAGCGTGTAAAAGGACTAAAAGTTGGTCCACCGCAAGAAGAAACCAGCCGAATGGGAGCTGTGGTTTCTGAAGTACATATGAACAAAGTTTTGGATTACATCTCTCTTGCCGAGGAAGAAGGTGGAACAATTCTTACCGGAGGAAACCGTGTGAAATTGGATGGCGAATTTGCCGAAGGCTATTATATTGAACCAACGGTGATTGAAGGTTTGGCTTACGATTGCCGCACCAATCAAGAAGAGATTTTTGGACCGGTAGTTACCATCACACCCTTTGATACCGAAGAGGAAGCCTTGATGATGGCCAATTCTACGGAGTACGGTTTGGCCTGTACTGTGTGGACAGAAAATCTAAACCGTGCACACCGAGTAGCGGCTCAAATGCAATCCGGAATTGTATGGATAAACTGCTGGTTGGTTCGCGATTTGAGAACCTTATTTGGAGGAATGAAAAACAGTGGAGTAGGTCGCGAAGGCGGTTATGAAGCGCTGCACTTTTTTACGGAGGCAAAGAATGTTTGCTTAACATATTAGTCTGTCATTCCGGCCATAGAGCCGGAATCCTTTTGTTGATAGTGAGATTCCTGGTCTCCGTTTTACTTCGCCTGGAATGATAGCCGATGATCATTCTATCAAGGAGTTGGAAACTGTCCGAATAGTAGATTTTAAATCTTAGTTTTATTTTGCCAAGAGTATTGTTCATCATTCCGGCCAGAGAGCCGGAATCTCTATAAAAAACAGAAAGCCCCGACTCTTCGGGGCTTTCTCACTATATAGAGGTCTATTCTGGTAAATTTTGAACGTTTAACACAAAATTCGAGTCGAATAAGACGTTGGCTAATTTAGTATCAAAGTTTGTACCAGGGCGGTTTTTATAGGTGAAATTTGTCAAAATTTCTTTAAGCTGCATTTTAGAGCAGGTGCGGGGTTTATGTGCTTTGGCTTCTTTAAATGTTAGTTTGATTTCTGATAAAGAGAACTAAAACAGTGTTTGATGGTTTATTTAGGTATTAACCAAAAACACAAAGATCATGAGCAATTTACTGTATTTCATAGCGATCATTCTATTAATCGGATGGGTGTTAGGGGCTTTCGTATTTTCACTAGGTTATCTAATTCATATATTATTAGTGCTTGCCATTATTGCTATTTTATTCAGACTTATTGGCGGGCGAGGAGTATAGATAAATGATCAAAATCATTCTTGGAGATATTACGCATTCCCCTGCGGATGTGATTGTAAACGCGGCCAACTCGGCACTTCGTGGAGGTGGTGGGGTTGATGGTGCCATTCATCGAGCGGCCGGACCGATTATAGTAGAAGAGTGCAAGGCTTGGGTAAAGGAGAATGGTGAATTGCCAACAGGCCGTGCAATGTTTACTTCAGCGGGCAAACTTCCACATAAGGGTATAATACACACTGTAGGTCCCGTGTGGGAAGACGGCATCGCCAATGAAGATCAACTCTTGGCGGAATGTTACATCAATGCCTTACATATTGCTTTCGAAAAAGGTTTCGACTCTATCGCTTTCCCTAATATTTCTACTGGCGTTTACGGTTTCCCTAAAAAGGATGCGGCCGATGTGGCAATATGTACGGTTCAGAATTTTTTGGGTTCTCGAAAAGAGCAGCTGAAGGTGACTTTTGTTTGCTTTGATCAAGAGAACTTTGACATTTATAAATCCTTTCTAGGTGAAGATTAATGCTATTTTAGTGGTATGAAATCTCTCTACATTTTCCTTTTTGCACTTTTGTATGGCTCACTTAGCGGCCAATATTATTTCCCTCCGTTAGCCGGAAATGCTTGGGATACCGTGAATCCATCTTCTTTAGGATGGTGTTCCCAAAAGCTAGATACCGTTCATAAATACCTTGAAGCTCGACACAGCAAAAGCTTTATCATTTTGCATAAAGGCAAAATTGCGGATGAAATTTATATGAATGGCTTCGCTCAGGATTCAGCTTGGTACTGGGCTTCTGCCGGAAAGACTTTGGCTGGCTTCCTTACGGGAATGGTTCAGGAGGATGGATTATTAAATGTCAATGATAAAACTTCAGATTACCTCGGTACCGGTTGGACCTTGGAGCCACAGGCAAAAGAAGATTTAATTACGATTCGTCATCAACTGAGCATGACTTCAGGCTTGGATTATAATATCTCTGACTTGAATTGCTTGGAAGATACTTGCCTTAAGTATTTGCATGATGCCGGAAACCACTGGTATTATCACAATGCTCCGTACAGATTGGTGCAGGATGTGTTAGAAAACGCATCGGGCAAAAATATGAATACCCTTACCTATCAGAAATTGGGTTCTACTATCGGTCTTGCGGGTTTGTGGTATGACTATGTGTTCTATAGCAAAGCAAGAAATATGGCGCGTTTTGGGTTGTTAAACCTAAATAAGGGAAATTGGGCCGGAACAACTATTCTTCAGGATTCAACTTACTTGTATGACATGGTTCATCCTTCTCAAAACCTGAATGAAGCTTATGGATATCTGTGGTGGCTCAATGGTCAATCATCATATAGGCGTCCGGGGCTGGATATTGTTTTTCCAGGTTTTATGGTGCCCGAAGCACCTGCTGATATGTACATGGCCGCTGGTAAAAATGACCAAAGAATTTACGTGATTCCATCCATGGATTTGGTGGTGGTTCGTCAAGGTGAAGCGGCCTATACTTCGCAACTGGCGCTTTCTACTTTTGACAATGAATTGTGGGAACTGTTGATGGATGTTTTTTGTCAAACCACCGCTTTACACGAAAGTGAAATTGTTGACCTCCAAGTTTATCCTAACCCAGCTTCTGGTTTTGTAAATATCAGTTCAAGTTTTGAATTGAAATCCGTTCAGCTGATTTCCCTACAGGGGGAGGTTGTGAAGCGTCAGAAAAAAGAATTTTCAAAACTCAACATTCAGGATGTGGCGGCTGGAGTTTACTTTTTGCAGTTTGAAACTCTGGCTGGAGAATCTTTTCAGCGAAAGCTGGTGGTGAAGTAGCTTAACCCTCAAGAATGTTAAAATGAAGACAGTTCAAATCGTTTTAATGACATTTATAACGAATGTCTTGTTTGGACAAATCAGCATCAATGATATCGAACAAGCTGATTTACTAATGAATGGTTTCCAAAATCATACAGATTCGGTCAGTCAATTGAAGCAGGGAGCGAAGGTTTATTATATCAGCGACTCTTTGTTTAAGGGGATAATGCTTACTCTTCAGAATGGTAATAAAATTGAAATTGACTTACGGTATAATGACAGTTATGGGGGCTATGCAGAAATAGGTGCAGATTTTGAAAATTATGTTCTTGTAAAACACCGTGGATCAGGGTCAGGAAACTCTGAAAAACTTCAGGTAATTAACAAAGAAACAGGTGAAGATAAATGGCTTGGAAACTATCCTTTCTATCTTGACTTGAAGAATGAAATAGGAGTTTATGAAGCATATAAAGATTCAACTTCACAAATTGTTGTTCACGATTTTTCAACTGACAAGACAGAGGCTTATCCAACTCCAAATACCAAATGTGTATGTTGTGATTGTTTTGAAGTTGTTCGTTTTGAGATGGAAAGTTTTACAATGCGGTTTATTGGTCTTGATGGAAAGACGACAGAAATAAAGGTGAAAAGGCAAAAATAGCGTTTGTCAGCAATGGGAATATTTTAGGTCATGAAGTGATCTCTAGTCCAGCGCCCTATCTATCAGCTTAGGATTTTGGGTTTTAGAAGTTTTGGCACCCAACTCCTGTAGCTTTTGGGTTCTTCGCACTAAGTTTCCACTTCCGGCACTTAGCTTTTTCATAGACTCCTGATAAGTGTTTTGAACCGTTCCCAGCTGATTGCCCAGTTTTACTAAATCTTCAGAAAAGCCCACAAACTTGTCGTAAAGAGCTCCGGCTTGTCGTGCAATTTCCTCAGCATTTTTGTTTTGTAAATCCTGATTCCAGATGTAACTGATGGTGCGCAAAGTAGCCAACAAAGTAGTGGTGCTTACCAACACGATATTGCTTCTCAATGCCTTGTCATATAGTTCAGAATCTTCCTTGAGGGCCATAGTGAGAGCGGGCTCATTGGCCACAAACATCATCACATAATCAGGCTGTTTGATGTCGTAAAGGTTTTGGTAATTCTTATCACCCAAAAGTTTAATGTGACCTAAGATGGAATTTACGTGCTGCTTTAAAAACTGCTTCTTTTCAGCCTCATCTTCGGTGTCAAAATAATTGCTGTATGCGGTCAAAGAAACCTTGCTGTCCAGCACCAAATGCTTGTCATCCGGTAGATTTATGATGAAGTCCAATCGCTGATTAGCGCCTTCTTCATTCTTAAAGTTTTTCTCCTTGAAATAGTGAATGTCTTTTTGAAGTCCTGCTTTTTCAAGGATAGACTCAAGTTGCATTTCGCCCCAACCACCCTGCGCTTTGCTATCCCCTCTGAGGGCAAGCGAAAGGCTTTTGGCTTCATGTGTAATTTGCTGGTTGAGCTCGCGGAGGTTTTTCAATTGCTCATTGAGAGCCGCACCACGCTTTTCACCATCCATGTTACTTTGTTCCACTTTCTTCTGAAAATCGGTCAATTTTTCCCTTAAAGGGTTCAAAAGTGTGTCCAGGTTCTCTTTGTTCTGATCGGTGAACTTTTTGCTCTTTTCTTCCAGAATTTCGTTCGCCAGGTTTTTAAATTCAACCGAGAATTTCTGATTCAGCTTTTCAACTTCTGCTTTTTGCTCGGCCAGTTTTTCTGAAAGCGCATGGTATTCAGCTTCTCGCTTACTCAGCTCTGTGCTTAGGTGCAAAGTTTGCCTACGCTCATCCTCAAGTGAGGTTTTGGCTTGAGCCAAATTTTCACTCAGACTTTTATTGCGCTCTTCGGCTAAAGCAGCCGCATTTCGAAGTTCATTCGTTTCTTTACTATGAGCTGTTTCTGTATTTGCAACTTTGTTTTTAGAAAGTAACCAAGCGATAATTCCCCCAATAAGAAGACCAGCTATGAGCCAAATAATTTCCATAAATCTTATTTAAAAAAGTTGTCGTACAAGCCAAAGGCTCCGGTAATCAACATTTGCGCAGCCAATGATCCTACTATCAGCCCCATCAATCGGTTGAACACCTTAAGGCCATTTACGCCCAAGCGCCTTTTGATAAAGGGCATACGGCTAAGAATTAAAAAGTTGGCGAGTGAACAAATAATAATGGCAATAGCAACAGAGGTATAAGATTCCCAGCCCTTGTTAGTAATACTTAGGTTTATGAGAGTAGTGGCCAACCCAGGCCCGACTATTATAGGAATAGATAGCGGAACCATGCTAATGTCATTTTGCTGCTGGGCAGCTACGTGATCCGTAGACTGGTGATTACTCTTTTTACCATGACCCTGCACCATGTCAAAACCCATTACCAAAAGAATAATACCTCCAAATACCCTAAGTCCATCTGGCTGAATACCGAAGAAATTAAAGATATAGGTACCACTCAAAAATAGGATAAGCATGGCCAGAAAAACCGTTTTGCTGCTTTTTCCAGCTATGGTTTTAAACTCCTTTTTTGTGGTAGTATCATCTACTAGCGTCAGCATAATGGCCCCTGCTGAAAGAGGGTTCATAATGGTGAAAATAGAAATGGTATCTCCGAGAATGTTTTTTAGTAGATCAATCAAGTCGGTAAATTTTCATGCAAAATAACGGTTTCTAAGCTTTATCGTGAAGGAATGCCCACAGGAGATTCGAACAATAATTGGACTGAGACTTAAAAGGGGTTTTTTGGTAAATTGGCGAAAACCTTTTTTTCATGTTTCCCGATTTAATTCAAGCAGCGATTCCATTTTTTGTAGGCTTCATTTTATTGGAGATTATCATTTCCTCTTACATGAAAATTCACACCTATGAAACAAAGGATGCGTTGAGCAGTATTGCCATGGGGCTGGGAAATGTGTTTCTTGGAATCATCGGAAAAGTGTTGGTTTTTGGGGCTTATACCTTTGTTCATAAGTGGGCTATTTTTAATTTGGGCTACGTTTGGTGGGTTTGGATAATTGCTTTTTTTGCTGATGATATTAGCTACTATTGGTTTCACCGGACGAGCCACAATGTTCGTTTTTTTTGGGCAAGCCATGTGGTGCATCACTCTTCGCAGCGCTACAATTTAGCCACGGCTTTGCGCCAAACGTGGACAGGCAATTTTACCGGAAGTTTCATCTTTTGGCTTTGGATGCCTCTCATCGGTTTTGAACCTTTGATGATTGTTTTTCTGCAAAGTGTAAGCTTGCTCTATCAGTTTTGGATTCACACGGAAGTGATTAATAAAATGCCACGGTGGTTCGAATTTATCTTCAACACGCCTTCACATCATCGGGTGCACCACTCTTCAGATTTGAAATATTTGGATAAGAACCATGCAGGTATTTTGGTTATTTGGGACAGGATGTTTGGCACTTTTCAGGTGGAAGAGGAAAAGCCAAAGTATGGTTTGACTACCAATATCAATACGTTCAATCCTTTGCTAATCGCCACACACGAATGGATTGCCTTGGGCAAAGATGTGTGGCAACATCCTAAATATGGATTGCAATATACGTTTGGCCCACCGGGGTGGAGCCACGATGGAAGCCGGAAAACTACGGAGCAGTTGAGAGAGGAAGCTGAATCAAATACACCAAGGGTAACAAAAACTAAAGAGTCATCTTATGCTTAAACAAATACTTCTAGCGAGTTTTTTTCTTGCAGCTTTTATATCCGCAGGGCAGATTTCATCACGCTTGGAAAAGGAGATGAAAGAAGCTTCACGGGATTTTCTACCCGTAGTGGTTGAGTTTCGTACAACTGTGAATTGGAAACAGCTGGAAACTAAGTGTGAGGATAAAAATGTTTCAGATTGGCCAAAGTTGGTAAACCGGGCTTTGATGAGGCAAGCGGCCAATACGCAGTCTGAAGCATTAGAGTATTTGAATGAATTAAGTGCAGATCAGGTTAAAAGCATAAGCTCATTTTACATTGTAAATGTGATGATTTTGGAAGCTAAGCCGGATGTGATTTCTAAGCTTGCAGCCATACCTGATGTGGATTGGATAGATCTGGCTGATGATGAGTTTTTGATTCATGATCCGATTATACCTTCTAAAAAATCCACAGCAACTGTAAATGGCGTGGAGCCAGGTTTGGAGGCCATAAATGCTCCTGAAATGTGGAAGCTAGGTTACACCGGTCGTGGGAGGTTGCTTTACAATTACGATACTGGAGTTTGGGCCACGCACCCTGCCTTTAGCAATCGATTTTTAGGAAACTATAAGCCGCTTTCACAATCGTGGTATGGGCTAAAAAAGAATTATCCGGATGGGAGAATTAGCAATCACGGAACTCATACTTTGGGCACTATGGCAGGTTTGGACACCGCAACCAATGATACGATAGGCGTGGCTTTTGGCGCTTATTGGATGGCCAATGATTATGTGAATAGCACGGTAGCCACGCTTCCGCCCATTGCTGAAATGATTCAGGCGTTTGAGTGGGCGCTGAATCCTGATGGAGACACCAGCACAAGCGATGATGTACCGGATGTAATAAACAACAGCTGGCGCTGGCGCGATGATCCGGATACTGTGCAATGCGGTGGCTATGTGGTGCAGCTTATGAATGCTATTGAAGCCGCAGGAATTGCTAATGTTTTTTCGGGTGGAAATGCGGGGCCAAATAACTCTACCATCAGTGCACCGCAAAGAATTAACACCAACAAGACCAGTACTTTTTCGGTGGGAAGTGTGAATGGAAATCTCACTTTTCCGTTTCCCATCAGCAGCTTTTCTTCACGCGGGCCTACCCAATGTCCGGGTACCGGAAATCTAAAAATTCATCCAGAAGTGGTGGCGCCTGGGCAGGATGTTCGTTCGGCTTGGGGCACAGATGGCTATAATACCATTTCGGGAACCAGCATGGCTGCACCGCATGTTTCGGGTGCTGTGCTTTTGCTCAAGGAAGCTTTTCCACAGCTTAGTGGAACAGACTTACTGAATGCATTATATGTAACTGCCATTGATATGGGTACGATAGGTGAAGACAATACTTATGGTAATGGCTTGATAGATGTCCATGCAGCCTATCAACATTTGGCGCAAAGCCACACGCCTGTTGATCCCAAACAAGTGGACTGGGATATTGCTGTAAAAGGTATGATCTACTCACCAATAGATACCGCTGTAACGTGCTGGGATAATGTTTTTGATATAACTGTGACAGTAGAAAACCTTGGGGCGAATACCATTGATAGCTTCTACGTGAATTGTTGGTTGGATGGTGTCCCACTTTCATCAGTGCAGATTTCCGTTGTAGCCCCGCCTAATTTCACTACAGGTGAGGTATTTGGGTTTACATTTCCAATTCATATGAATGTCAATACCATGGGGGAGCATGAACTAAGGGCAAAAGTAGAACTTGATTTTCCGGAATATGACCTTATCAATAATGAAAGGATGGTGCACTTTAATAAGCGGAATAAGGAGAGCTTCCCTTTTGAAGAAGATTTTGAACAACAAAGCAGTTTTGATAACTGGTATGTAGAAGATGAAGATCTAGTGGCTACTTGGGAAACTACAGGTATTACAAATTGGACCGGAAACACGAAGGCGGTAGTTATCAAATATGCTGAGTACTTTCCACGCTCAAGTCAAAAGGATAGGCTGTGGAGCCCGGTGTTTGCCATGCCAAGTGGTGCGGCAGGTTTAGGTTTTGATTTGGCTTACCAGCAGCGAAATACCTTCTCGCTTTTTCAAGATACATTGAAGGTGTTAGCTTCTACGGATTGCGGTAAAACATTCCCTTATGTTCTATATGAAAAAAGTGATGCGGACCTAAATACTGTGGGAACAATAGGCTCGGATTATGTGCCTGCTGGCAGAAATGAATGGAGGCGTGAGTATGTGGATTTGTCATCTTTAGCAGGCCAGGAAGTCGTTCTTGCTTTTGAAGGAGTAAACCGTGGAGGCAATAATTTGTATTTGGACAACATCTCGATTTATCCAGGGTATTGGGATCCGGTTTCACTTGAGGAGTTAAACCAAAGTTCACTTAGTCTATACCCGAACCCTAGCAAGGAGCTCATTTATCTGAAATCATCAGAAAGCCCTTACAAACTGATTGAGGTTCAGATTCTTGACATGAAAGGGGTAAAGCAGTCACAAAAATTTACCTTAAATGAAGATGGAGTAGTTTATATAGAAAACCTGTCCAAAGGCCTATATATAATGAAGGTAGAGCAGGGTGGTGTTAGGAGTTTTTTAAGGTTTTTAAAAGAATAATTAATACCTAAATTATGCTCCTTTCGGATGGGTTTATAAGATTATGAAACATTTTTAAGTAACCTTTAAGTCAATAATTGTAGGAAATCGCTGAATAATTGAAAACGTTCTTTAACTCAGTTCGGAACTCTAAAGAAAAAGGAAGGAGAATAAAATGTATTTCGTCTGGTTACGTCTGTTTGTTCAGCCCAGAGTACTACACTATACCTTACTTTGCGCGGTGGTAGAAATGGTTATGCTAAGAGTAGGGTAAGTAGGGTGGTGCGGCTTGTTCAGTTGAGATTGTTTACTAATTAAGGTTTGAATTAGGAATTTTTCTTGTCTAGTTTCGGACAGTTTTATTAACCCATTTCTTAAAAATACACATCAAAATGAAGAATCTTTTACTGTATGTAAAAGACGCCTCTTTGTGGAATTACTTTTCGATTCATCCCTTTCGAAGTTTTGCCAAAAAAGGTGTCACAATCTCAGGGTCAGCAGTTTGGGCTGCTCTTTGCTTTTTAATTATTAACGCCACGGCAGTCGCCCAAGGCACCATTTCTACTCATGCGGTTTACCCCGATAACAATGGGTCATCGGCAGTTTCTTTTGAAATTGAGAGTACATCGCCTGTTAACATTACCGATATTTCTCATGTTTTTAACGCAACTACATCTTCATCCGAGGTTTGGATAAGAATTGGTGGTGTGGGAAGCCCAAATTCTGCAGGTGACCTGGAGGTAACAGCAGCCAATGGCTGGGTTTTAGACCAAACCGCTACTGTAAGTGGTGGCGGTGGGGCCAACAGTGCACCGGTTTCCTTACAAAACCTTACTGAAATTGCGATTCCTGCTAATACACCGGTTGGAGTGGTTATTACGGGAGGCATGCGCTATTCGGGGTCAAATGCAGCACCGCCCACGCCTACTGCATTTACCGATGGTCCTGTTACCTTACGCACCGGAGGTACCTGGGGGTATGGTGGAGCAATGTCCACTCTGACAAACAGTCCTCGTGGATTTCTAGGAACTGTAACTTACGAGCTAGGCGTAAAAGGAAACTGTGCCAATTCATTTACCAATTTTGTGATTGATAGCATTAGTGGAACTTCTGCTAAAATATCATGGTCTCCAGGTGCCGGCAATAGTTCTTTTTATCTTGAGTACGGTGCAACGGGCTTTACGCCTGGTACAGGAACTAAGGTTACGGGTGCATACCCCGGAGCACAACCTCCTGTTGTATTAAATGGTTTGACGCCTTCAACTGGTTATGACATTTATTTTGGAGAAATCTGTAACTCTGGTAGTGATAGTGTTTACTTTCCGACTCCACAACAGTTTAGTACTTCAAAAACCTGTTCGCCAGTATTAAATTTTAGCGCTTCAAACCTTACGAGCAGTAGTGCAGATTTTAGCTGGACGCATGCCAGTGCTGCCAGTGATTTTGATATTATTTATGGTACACCCGGGTTTGATCCAGCAAATGCTGGTACCACAGTAAATACTACATCTTCACCTTACACTTTGAGTAGCTTGTCTGGTAATACAGATTATGATGCATATATAGTTGCAGATTGTGGTGGTACTAGTGGACTAAGTGATACAACTGGTCCAATAAGCATTAAAACATTGTGTGGAACTTATAGCGCACCTTATTACAATGGTTTTGAAACAGATCCTCAGGATGCGCCACCAGTTTGTTGGAGCGAGTATGTTACCGGAACCAGCGCATTTGTAGAAGTTGAGGATTTTACAGGTGCTGCTGCCCCTTACGCTGGTAATCAGGCACTTTATTTATACAGTGGGTCTTCAAGCACCACACCAGGTACGGATACACTTATTGCAATTAGTCCACAGTTTTCGGACCTACCTACAGGAGATAAGCAAATTCGCTTTTATGCTAACGCAGATGATCCCGTAGATACATTGATTATAGGAACTATTCCTAACAAGATGCTAGGGGCACCTTTTACTCCTATTGATACTGTAACTTTTGCAACTCCGGATACTTATCAGGAAGTTATTCTGCAGTTGACTACAGCCAATGGGTATAATGGTACTGATGAATACATAGTATTTATGCATAATCTTGGAGGTACCTTTGATTATATCAGAATTGACGAATTTAATTATGAAACAATTCCAGCTTGCCCTAAAGTGAGTAATATATCCCTTACCGGAATCGGGGTAACGGACGCTAGTTTTACTTTTTCAGGATCTGGAAGTAGCTATGATGTTGAGTTTGGACCAACTGGCTTTACTCAGGGGACAGGTTGTACGGGTACTTTTGGTAGTAATAATATTACAATTGATAATACCACCAGCCCGGGATGTGCTACTCAATTAGGTGGAAATACAACTTATGATATTTACATAAGAAATAACTGTACTTCTGCTAGCAACGGTACGTCTATCTGGGAAGGGCCATTTACTTTTACCACCTTATGTGCACCATTTACTGCACCTTATTACAATGGTTTTGAAACAGACCCTCAGGATGCGCCACCAGTTTGCTGGGGCGAGTATGTAACAGGAACCAGTGCCTTCGTAGAAGTAGAGGACTTTACAGCAACTGCCGCGCCTTATGCTGGTAGTCAGGCACTTTATTTATACAGTGGATCTTCAAGTACTACACCCGGTAATGATACTCTTTTTGCTTATACAC from Owenweeksia hongkongensis DSM 17368 encodes the following:
- a CDS encoding lmo0937 family membrane protein; this translates as MSNLLYFIAIILLIGWVLGAFVFSLGYLIHILLVLAIIAILFRLIGGRGV
- a CDS encoding sterol desaturase family protein, producing MFPDLIQAAIPFFVGFILLEIIISSYMKIHTYETKDALSSIAMGLGNVFLGIIGKVLVFGAYTFVHKWAIFNLGYVWWVWIIAFFADDISYYWFHRTSHNVRFFWASHVVHHSSQRYNLATALRQTWTGNFTGSFIFWLWMPLIGFEPLMIVFLQSVSLLYQFWIHTEVINKMPRWFEFIFNTPSHHRVHHSSDLKYLDKNHAGILVIWDRMFGTFQVEEEKPKYGLTTNINTFNPLLIATHEWIALGKDVWQHPKYGLQYTFGPPGWSHDGSRKTTEQLREEAESNTPRVTKTKESSYA
- the rmuC gene encoding DNA recombination protein RmuC: MEIIWLIAGLLIGGIIAWLLSKNKVANTETAHSKETNELRNAAALAEERNKSLSENLAQAKTSLEDERRQTLHLSTELSKREAEYHALSEKLAEQKAEVEKLNQKFSVEFKNLANEILEEKSKKFTDQNKENLDTLLNPLREKLTDFQKKVEQSNMDGEKRGAALNEQLKNLRELNQQITHEAKSLSLALRGDSKAQGGWGEMQLESILEKAGLQKDIHYFKEKNFKNEEGANQRLDFIINLPDDKHLVLDSKVSLTAYSNYFDTEDEAEKKQFLKQHVNSILGHIKLLGDKNYQNLYDIKQPDYVMMFVANEPALTMALKEDSELYDKALRSNIVLVSTTTLLATLRTISYIWNQDLQNKNAEEIARQAGALYDKFVGFSEDLVKLGNQLGTVQNTYQESMKKLSAGSGNLVRRTQKLQELGAKTSKTQNPKLIDRALD
- a CDS encoding MarC family protein: MIDLLKNILGDTISIFTIMNPLSAGAIMLTLVDDTTTKKEFKTIAGKSSKTVFLAMLILFLSGTYIFNFFGIQPDGLRVFGGIILLVMGFDMVQGHGKKSNHQSTDHVAAQQQNDISMVPLSIPIIVGPGLATTLINLSITNKGWESYTSVAIAIIICSLANFLILSRMPFIKRRLGVNGLKVFNRLMGLIVGSLAAQMLITGAFGLYDNFFK
- a CDS encoding aldehyde dehydrogenase codes for the protein MKKILNYIDGELLEPISGKFMDNIDPSRGQVYSLIPESDGADVQKAVEAAKRAFPIWSAMSAKERSEILLRVSQGISDRLDELAAAESLDNGKPLKLATSVDIPRARDNFSFFATAILHDEDQFHNMGTRGFNYTLRQPIGVVGCISPWNLPLYLFSWKIAPALAAGNCVVAKPSEVTPMTAYLLSEICREAGMPAGVLNILHGLGPAVGQAIVEHPEIKAISFTGGTKTGEHLARTAAPMFKKLSLELGGKNPNLIFADCDFDKAVKTSVTSSFANQGQICLCGSRIFVERSIYDKFKKAFVERVKGLKVGPPQEETSRMGAVVSEVHMNKVLDYISLAEEEGGTILTGGNRVKLDGEFAEGYYIEPTVIEGLAYDCRTNQEEIFGPVVTITPFDTEEEALMMANSTEYGLACTVWTENLNRAHRVAAQMQSGIVWINCWLVRDLRTLFGGMKNSGVGREGGYEALHFFTEAKNVCLTY
- a CDS encoding macro domain-containing protein, producing MIKIILGDITHSPADVIVNAANSALRGGGGVDGAIHRAAGPIIVEECKAWVKENGELPTGRAMFTSAGKLPHKGIIHTVGPVWEDGIANEDQLLAECYINALHIAFEKGFDSIAFPNISTGVYGFPKKDAADVAICTVQNFLGSRKEQLKVTFVCFDQENFDIYKSFLGED
- a CDS encoding serine hydrolase, with the translated sequence MKSLYIFLFALLYGSLSGQYYFPPLAGNAWDTVNPSSLGWCSQKLDTVHKYLEARHSKSFIILHKGKIADEIYMNGFAQDSAWYWASAGKTLAGFLTGMVQEDGLLNVNDKTSDYLGTGWTLEPQAKEDLITIRHQLSMTSGLDYNISDLNCLEDTCLKYLHDAGNHWYYHNAPYRLVQDVLENASGKNMNTLTYQKLGSTIGLAGLWYDYVFYSKARNMARFGLLNLNKGNWAGTTILQDSTYLYDMVHPSQNLNEAYGYLWWLNGQSSYRRPGLDIVFPGFMVPEAPADMYMAAGKNDQRIYVIPSMDLVVVRQGEAAYTSQLALSTFDNELWELLMDVFCQTTALHESEIVDLQVYPNPASGFVNISSSFELKSVQLISLQGEVVKRQKKEFSKLNIQDVAAGVYFLQFETLAGESFQRKLVVK